A single Haloglycomyces albus DSM 45210 DNA region contains:
- a CDS encoding WXG100 family type VII secretion target, with the protein MTSFNVDPEQLRQSSSGLKGTEGEIDELAEYAKEADPDWWIWGLPGLVMAPPYFMVADFFHSSISDAKEAIDGVAEGVEKAADKYEEVDDAIAKKINSITEHIDVK; encoded by the coding sequence ATGACATCATTCAATGTTGATCCCGAGCAACTGCGCCAGTCGTCGTCGGGACTTAAAGGGACTGAAGGTGAAATCGACGAATTGGCAGAATACGCCAAGGAAGCCGACCCTGATTGGTGGATATGGGGTTTGCCTGGTCTGGTTATGGCACCGCCGTACTTCATGGTCGCCGATTTCTTCCACAGCAGCATTTCGGACGCGAAAGAAGCCATCGACGGCGTTGCCGAGGGAGTGGAGAAGGCCGCCGATAAATACGAAGAGGTCGATGACGCCATTGCCAAGAAAATCAACAGCATTACCGAACACATCGACGTGAAGTAG